One genomic segment of Hordeum vulgare subsp. vulgare chromosome 2H, MorexV3_pseudomolecules_assembly, whole genome shotgun sequence includes these proteins:
- the LOC123425983 gene encoding uncharacterized protein LOC123425983, whose protein sequence is MEMELLLHRGQLDLPRRSMDSSGRRLECLPLSLPVGLTRKEMTDWARHGRGGGVPLANACGSTSTAPSSDTRDAIQEVHEETFGVDRVVATIGDVTEQKTAVNCQLAARLFNTSIPFGFVAGHTYSHSTRK, encoded by the exons ATGGAGATGGAGCTCCTTCTCCATCGCGGCCAGCTGGACTTGCCTCGCCGCTCCATGGACTCGTCTGGCCGTCGCTTGGAGTGTCTTCCGCTGTCGCTGCCTGTTGGCCTCACGAGGAAGGAGATGACAGATTGGGCCAGGCacggccgcggcggaggagtgcCACTGGCCAACGCGTGCGGCTCTACATCCACGGCACCATCCTCGGATACAAGAG ATGCAATACAGGAGGTGCACGAAGAGACGTTTGGAGTTGATCGGGTAGTTGCCACCATTGGTGATGTTACTGAGCAAAAAACTGCAGTCAACTGTCAACTCGCGGCAAGGTTGTTCAACACCTCGATACCATTCGGTTTCGTCGCCGGTCACACTTACTCCCACTCAACAAGAAAATAG